One window from the genome of Vicugna pacos chromosome 23, VicPac4, whole genome shotgun sequence encodes:
- the CCDC185 gene encoding coiled-coil domain-containing protein 185 has translation MEGFRRFSSRPHGDLWEPPPPREERASSARLGGPGPQTEQSLCFWAGTPGEESEAAAPWVHQRCSPTPRPHQHRYSDSPQESRSLTEVARRPPERARKNRPRSRRLEDAWWEARTKPQTQGGSPHSLAWQQQPQLQPQQPQPGQHYPPAQGDSPPPYPEGVYTPQSGTFRVEKVQSGDHWAVPVCRGLGRWSHSSVHTEKSSVPSRDFGTQLASMYIQKRDSNDPVESLVSQYSQPSVSSKGLQSQHTQTLKNKLEEAVMSSRDQKIVALVLTRLKKAQRMRELQQQAAVAWEELKRSDQKVQLTLERERKLLLQQSQEQWQQEKEQRKAHLSREQRVRRRDRQAMNAIQQESGWKAQLEEQENQRQEKLERAPSETESETETEHRKQLQLLQEQERMLQDLREQNSLQLQKRLEQACQKKHAHTTEGQNKIQESNLSSLVNYQARKVLMDCQTKAEELLRKLSLEQCSQQYQEIHQGLIKEHHRELKKVQARKDQFQQVKWRAEESKEQRKEHNPLLTKLVDQKVLQTRSDVHKNTRDKAQHIRELNILREKNHHILKLKAEKEGKCHIEGIKEALKKKEQRMQQIAQEKDATLEGFQKISRASRTDNVRALANSFFD, from the coding sequence ATGGAGGGCTTCCGCCGCTTCTCCTCGCGGCCCCACGGGGACCTCTGGGAGCCCCCGCCTCCCCGCGAGGAGCGCGCATCCTCTGCGCGGCTGGGCGGGCCCGGACCGCAGACCGAGCAGAGCTTGTGCTTCTGGGCCGGGACTCCCGGCGAGGAGAGCGAGGCCGCGGCGCCCTGGGTGCACCAGCGCTGCTCGCCCACCCCGCGGCCCCACCAGCACCGGTACTCCGACTCGCCGCAGGAAAGCCGCAGCCTGACCGAAGTGGCCCGGAGGCCCCCGGAGCGCGCCAGGAAGAACCGGCCCCGCAGCCGGCGCCTGGAAGATGCCTGGTGGGAAGCAAGGACCAAGCCCCAGACTCAGGGAGGCAGCCCGCACAGCCTGGCCTGGCAGCAGCAGCCCCAGCTGCAACCCCAACAGCCTCAGCCCGGCCAGCACTACCCTCCGGCCCAGGGAGATTCGCCCCCACCTTACCCTGAGGGAGTTTACACTCCCCAGAGTGGAACTTTCCGGGTAGAAAAGGTGCAGAGCGGAGACCATTGGGCAGTGCCGGTCTGCAGAGGTCTAGGTCGTTGGTCCCATTCCTCAGTTCACACGGAGAAGTCTTCCGTGCCCTCCAGAGATTTTGGGACGCAGTTGGCTAGCATGTATATCCAGAAAAGAGACAGCAATGATCCGGTGGAGTCGTTAGTCAGCCAGTACTCCCAGCCCTCAGTCTCCAGCAAGGGGTTACAGAGCCAGCACACCCAGACACTCAAGAACAAGCTAGAAGAGGCAGTAATGTCCTCCAGAGACCAGAAGATTGTGGCCCTGGTGCTGACCCGGCTCAAGAAGGCCCAGAGGATGCGGGAGCTGCAGCAGCAGGCGGCTGTAGCCTGGGAGGAGCTGAAGCGCTCGGACCAGAAGGTCCAGTTGACCCTGGAGAGGGAGCGCAAGCTGCTgctgcagcagagccaggagcaaTGGCAGCAGGAGAAGGAGCAGCGCAAGGCTCACCTGAGCCGGGAGCAGCGTGTTCGGCGGCGGGACAGACAAGCGATGAACGCCATCCAGCAGGAGAGCGGGTGGAAGGCGCAGCTGGAGGAGCAGGAGAACCAGCGCCAGGAGAAGCTGGAGAGGGCCCCCTCTGAGACCGAGAGTGAGACTGAGACAGAGCACAGGAAGCAGCTGCAGCTCCTACAGGAGCAGGAGAGGATGCTGCAGGACCTGAGGGAgcagaacagcctgcagctgcagaagaGGCTGGAGCAGGCCTGTCAGAAGAAGCACGCACACACCACCGAGGGCCAGAACAAGATCCAGGAGAGCAATCTTAGCTCCCTAGTCAATTACCAGGCCCGGAAGGTCCTCATGGACTGCCAGACCAAGGCTGAGGAGCTCCTGAGGAAGTTGTCCCTGGAACAGTGTTCCCAGCAGTACCAGGAGATCCACCAGGGCCTGATTAAGGAGCATCACCGAGAGCTGAAGAAGGTCCAGGCGCGGAAGGATCAGTTCCAGCAGGTCAAGTGGCGCGCGGAAGAGTccaaggagcagaggaaggagcacAACCCGCTGCTGACGAAGCTGGTGGACCAGAAGGTCCTGCAGACCAGGAGTGACGTTCACAAGAACACCAGGGACAAGGCGCAGCACATTCGGGAGCTCAACATCCTGCGTGAGAAGAATCATCACATCCTGAAGCTGAAAGCCGAGAAGGAGGGAAAGTGCCACATCGAGGGCATCAAGGAAGCCCTTAAGAAAAAGGAGCAGAGGATGCAGCAGATCGCGCAAGAGAAAGATGCAACCTTAGAGGGATTCCAGAAGATCTCCAGGGCCTCCAGGACAGACAACGTGAGAGCACTTGCCAACAGCTTCTTTGATTGA